In Chloroflexota bacterium, a single genomic region encodes these proteins:
- a CDS encoding ABC transporter permease, with product MLAILGIYPEYVFPTPLGVARTLTRGFQNGTFILGILTSMERIIIGFGISAILGTTLGLALGRIRVLDDTIGAVVLGLQALPSICWLPLALLWFGLSETAMLFVVVMGALLAITTATEAGVKNTPPLYLRAARNLGARGWKMYARVILPAALPSIITGMKLGWSFAWRSLMAAELLYVSLGLGQLLTMGRELNDMSQVIAVMFVIIAIGLIVDRLVFAPIEARVRERWGLVG from the coding sequence TTGCTGGCGATCCTGGGAATCTATCCCGAGTACGTTTTTCCAACCCCACTCGGCGTCGCGCGCACGCTCACGCGCGGATTCCAAAATGGAACGTTCATCCTGGGAATCCTCACGAGCATGGAACGCATCATAATTGGGTTTGGCATCTCCGCGATACTCGGCACTACGCTAGGACTCGCGCTCGGTCGCATCCGCGTGCTCGACGACACCATCGGCGCGGTCGTGCTCGGTCTGCAAGCACTGCCTTCGATTTGTTGGCTGCCGCTCGCGCTGTTGTGGTTCGGGTTGAGCGAGACCGCGATGTTGTTCGTCGTCGTGATGGGCGCGTTGCTCGCCATCACGACCGCGACCGAAGCCGGCGTCAAGAATACGCCGCCGCTTTACTTGCGCGCGGCGCGCAACCTCGGCGCACGCGGCTGGAAGATGTACGCGCGAGTGATCCTCCCTGCCGCGTTACCTTCGATCATCACGGGGATGAAACTGGGATGGTCCTTCGCGTGGCGCTCGTTGATGGCGGCGGAATTGCTCTACGTGTCGCTCGGCTTGGGACAATTGTTGACGATGGGACGCGAGTTGAATGATATGAGCCAGGTCATCGCGGTGATGTTCGTCATCATCGCGATTGGATTGATCGTGGACCGTCTCGTGTTCGCGCCGATTGAAGCGCGCGTGCGCGAACGATGGGGCTTGGTGGGATAA